CAGAGCAGCAGGCCGATCAAAAACGTCGCCAGAAGCAGGATCTGCCAATATAGTCCGAAATAGGTCGCGGCGATGTTAAATCCCCAATCAACCAGCGCCGACAGGCCGTCAAGATTGACCAGTGCGGCCACACAGAACAGCGCGATAAAGCCGCCCGAAAGCAGAAAGAGCGGCTTATTAATGCGGCTCTCCTGCGATGTTGTTTCCATCGATGTCTCTGACATCTGTCCCTCCCATTGGTCGGCCCGCTATCATTTTGCTAGGCCGTTAAACGTACCCCGGTCCGTCAGCTCCCTGCCTTCGGGCCAAAATTCTCATCAAAGAAGCGGTGCCAATTGTCCCCCATGACAGCGGCGACCTCTTGTTCGTTCATTCCAACATTGCGCAGCCCGTCTTCGATGTTTCCAAAGTCACGGTTGTCCTCAAACCAGCTGGGCATCGGCGGGAAACCGGGCGCGGATTTTGAACCCTCGCCGTAGTCGATTTCCTTGGTCCAGCGACCAACACGCATCCACTCGACGATGCTGTCGGGCTGATCCTGGCAAAGGTCTGTGCCAATGCCGAGATGTTGCACACCATATCGATCCGCGGTCCGCGCAATCATCTCGCAGAAGCTTTGCAACGTGCAGGCGGATTTGTCTTTCAGGTGATGCGGATAAACGGAGAAGCCGAACATCCCGCCATTGGACGTGACCGCGCGGATCACGTCGTCTTTCTTGTTCCGCAGGGCAGGGGACCAGTCATGCGGATTGGCATGGGTGATGGCAATCGGGCGTTCTGACAGGTCCGCCGCCTCAATCGTTGAACGATCCGCGGAATGGCTCATATCCACCACCAGACCGACGCGGTTCATCTCCTTGATGACCTGCTTGCCCATGCGGGTGATGCCGGTGTCCTCAGCCTCATAACAGCCGGTCGCCAGCAGCGACTGATTGTTATAGGTCAGCTGCATGAACCGTGCGCCCAGAGTGTGAACGATTTCGACCAGGCCGATATCATCTTCGATCGGTGAGGGGTTCTGGAACCCAAAGAACACCGCCGTGCGCCCGGTCTCCCGCGCCTTATCGATGTCCGAGGCCCAAAGACCCTTCATGATCAGATCAGGATACTGCTCAAACCAGCGGTTCCACTTCTCAAAGTTCAGAACCGTTTCACGAAAATTCTCGTGATAGGCGATGGTGACGTGGATTGCATCCACGCCCCCGTCACGCAGCTGGCGAAAGATCTTCTCCGACCAGTTGGCGTATTGCAGCCCGTCAATCCGGAACCCGGACCGCATCAAACCGGGCCTGCGCTGATATAGGCGGTTTTGACGGTGGTATAGAATTCCGCCGCCGCCTTACCCTGTTCGCGCGGGCCATAAGAGCTATCGCCGCGACCACCGAAGGGCACGTGGTAGTCCGTGCCAGCGGTCGGCAGGTTTACAGTCACAACACCGGTGCGCGCGTTGCGGCGGAAATGGGTGGCGCGGGCCAGTGATTTGGTGACGATCCCCGAGGTCAGGCCAAAGTTGGTGTCATTGACCACCGAAAGCGCCTCATCATAGCTGCCAACCTTGATCACCGATGTCAGCGGCGCGAACATTTCCTCACGGTTGATACGCATGTCGTTGGTGCTGTTCAGGAACACGCCCGGGGACATGTAGAAACCTTGATGCGGCATCTCCAGACGTTGCCCCCCGCAGGCCAGTTCAGCACCTTCCGTCTTGCCAAGATCAACATAGGCGAGGTTTTCAGTTAGCTGTTGTTCGCTGACCACTGGACCCATCTGCACGCCTGCTTCCAGTGCGTGGCCCACTTTCATCGCTTGTGCCCCTGCGATCAGTTTCTCCACGAAGGCGTCATGAACACCGGCATGGACCACCAGTCGCGAGGAGGCCGTGCATTTCTGACCGGTACCGCCAAAGGCACCACCAAGCGCCAGCGTCACGGCCAGATCCAGATCTGCGTCATCCATCACGGCCAGCGCGTTCTTGGAGCCCATTTCCATCTGTACCTTGGTCAGGTTCTGGATGGCGGCAGCAGCAATACCTTTGCCCACCGGCACCGAGCCGGTAAACGAAATGGCATTCACCTTGGGGCTTTCGACCAGACGCTGGCCGATGGACCGGCCCGAGCCCATCACGAGGGAGAACAGACCTTTTGGGATGTCCTGCCGCTCAATGATCTCCGCCAGCGCAACAGCCGATGCCGGGGTGATGTTTGCAGGTTTCCAGACCACCGCGTTGCCATAGCAAAGCGCCGGGGCAATTTTCCACGATGCGGTCGCTGTGGGGAAGTTCCAGGGGCTGATAATCGCAACGGTTCCGACAGCCTCACGGCGGACGTCGACCTCAATATCGGGGCGTACAGAATCCGCGTTCTCACCGATCTGGCGCAGACACTCGGCAGCATAATAGGTGAAGAACTGACCGGCGCGGTAGACTTCACCCTTACCCTCGGCCAGCGGTTTGCCTTCCTCACGGCTGAGCAGCGTGCCCAGTTCCTCGGCGCGGGCCATCATTTCATTGCCGATGGCATTCAGCACCGCTTGTTTGCGCTCCAGACCGTAAGCGGCCCATTCACGCTGTGCCACCTGCGCCTGATCCAGTGTCGCCTCCAGCTGATCGGCGCTCGCCTGGGCAAAGACACCGACCAGATCGCTCAGGTCAGACGGGTTCCGGTTTTCAACTTCGCTCTCACCAGCAAGCCATTCACCGGCGATCAGGTTCTTTTGGATATCAGTCATGGTCAGAGGCCTCACACAGAATTCAGTTTCCATGGGTATGGACATGAGACGCCACTTCAATCAAACTCAAATAACTGAACACCATTTCAGAAACTTTGAAGTCTATAGCTATGGCGCTTAAAATTGAGTTGCTTCGCGGATTTGCCGCAGTTGCCCGAAGCGGGAACCTAAGTGACGCAGCCGGCATTCTGGGGCGCACACCGTCTGCGGTGTCGATGATGCTGAAACAGTTGGAGACGCATCTGGGCGAACCGCTGTTCGAAACCGATCGAAAGAACCGCCTGACGGCGCTGGGGGCCTTTGTGCTGGAACAGGCCGAGCGCGAGTTGCAGCAATACGACACAATGGTCAAAGCGATTGAAGGCTATGCCAAAGCCACACATGGACATGTGCGGATTGCAACCGTTCCATCAGTTGCAGGCACCGTGATGCCTTTGGTATTTTCAAGGCATATCAGTGATTTCGAGCATGTTGACATTGAGCTTCGTGATATGGATTCCATATCTGTCCTACATGAATTGTCCCGTGAGCGTATCGACATCGGGATTGCCACACTGGGCCAAAACAGCTCCGGCCTGCACAGCCAGCACCTGCTCTCGGATGCCTTTGGGGTGATCTGCACCCGCAATCACCCATTGGCGCAGGAACGTGGAAAAATCGACTGGGATATGCTGCGGGATGAGCGTTTGATCGCCAACAGCCTGTCCGCGGGGATCAATGCCGAGCCGTCCCGGATATTGCACGATAAGGCGCTGTTAAAGGCGCAGAACCTGACCTCCATCATGGCGATGGTGCGGGCAGAAATTGGCGTCACTATTTTGCCTGAGATGGCCGCACGGGCTGCAAATGCGCCGGAGCTGGTGTTCTGTCAGCTGGCTGATTCGCGGGCCACACGTCAGATCCATCTGCTGCGCAAAACTGATACCGCCCTGTCGCCGGCCGCGCGATTGCTGGAAAAACACATTCTCACCTGTGCTGCAGAACTCACCGAAGGAGGCCTGTCATGACCCGAACCGACGCGCCACTCACACTGGGCATTCTGATCTTTCCCGGTTTCCCAATGGCCTGTCTGACCTCCTGCATCGAACCATTGCGCGCCGCCAATGAAATCGCCGGGAAGGAGGCCTTTCGTTGGACGGTGGTGGCTGAAACCGCAGATCCGGTCGCCTCCTCAGCTGGGGTCAGTTTTGGTCCGGATACCGTGCTGGCGGATCTAGCCGAGCATGATTTTCTGTTTTTTACGGCGGGACCAAATGCGCGGTTTGACCAACCGGCACGGGCCAATGCAGCCTTGCAGCGGATCACCCGGAGCAAGACTAGGCTCGGCGCCTTCAGCGGTGGGGTTTTTCCGCTGGCACGGACAGGTTTGGTGGCGGGTCAACCGCTCTCGGTTCACTGGTGTTACGAGGCCGCATTTGAGGCAGAATTCCCGGACATCGAACCACAAAGCACGGTGATCTGCGACGAAGGTTCCTTTGTAACAATCTCCGGAGCGACAGCGGTGTTTGACTACATGCTCACCTTGATTGAGGAGCATCTCGGCGGGGATATCATGGCTGAGGTTGCCTGTTGGTTTCAGCACCCCTATGTGCGCAGCGCAGCAACTTCTCAGAAAACACCTGCATTTTCAACGGCCAAGAGCAAGGACTTGCTGCCAAAGAAGGTGACCCAAGCGATCGAACATTTCGCGGAACACATCGAAGACCCGATCCAGATCAGTGACGTAGCGGACGCCATCGGGGTGTCCGCCCGGTCGCTGGAACGCAGCTTCAAAGAGGCCACAGGGCAGAGCCCTTTGAAATACTACCGGATGATGCGGATGAATCAGGCGCGGCAGCTGGTGCTGTATTCCAGTACGTCGGTAACAGAGATTGCCTATATGGTCGGCTATAGCACCCCCGGCGCATTCCTGCGGATCTACCGCGAGAGCTTTGGCGTCACGCCGATCAATGACCGGCGCGCCAAGAACTCCTTGCGCGTCAAAAGCGGGGATGCCCTGCCGGCGGGATAGGCCCGGCACGGCCTGCACATCCAGATCCCAATCTTAGGCGAGGGAGCGGGCGGCAGTGATCAGCGCGTGATGCAAGGATGCAGCAGAGGAGCGCGGCCCCAGAACAGCCATGCGATCCTCGTCAAGGCGCCACAGGAACACGCCGAGGTGCTCCAAGGTGCCGCGAATGACGCATCCGGGTTTCATGTCGCGGACCGGCGCGTTGCTGAGCCGTTCAAACAGATCACTCAGAACAGCGCCCGCAACATCGAACCGACACCAGCCATCCGTCTGTTCCACCACCGATGCAGTGGCGCCAGCCACCTGTTTCAAATCGCGGGCCAGTAGCTCATTTTGATCATATGGCCCTGAGACCATCCATTGATCCGGTCCAGTCCAGAAGACCGAGAGCGCATCAGCCTGTGACGAACCGCCAACTTCTGGCAACTCCATCTCATAGGCCTCTGCAAGAGCTGCCCGCAGCGCTGGTTCCTGATCTTTACGAGCCGCCACTGAGGCAAGCGCCCGGTCCGTCACTTCGGAAATCGTCAGATCACCAATCGACTCTATCCGGGGGAAAGCACTGCCAAGCGGGGTGAGGGGGGACAATTTATGCACGGAGCTTCTCCCCTTCGGGATCTACAAAATGAGGGCTGACAATCTCAACCAGAACGATTTGGTTTTCCAGTGGGTTCACGAGACGCAGCCGCTCGCCCATCCGGTTCGATCCGGCTTTGACAAAGGCCAGTCCGATTGCGCTTTGCAAGATGGGTGAATAGGCAGCAGAGGTCACATATCCCTGATCATGCGCCGCATCGACCGGCCCATCGCTTGCCATCAGGTGCCCACCCGCAGGAACGCTGTCGATGCTGTTCACAGGCCGGACCCCGACGAGGTTCAGCGCATCTTCTGTGTTCATACCGTCGCGACGGCTCAGTACATTGCCGATGCAATCTTTCTTGGTCGAGACCATGCGGCCGAGACCCAAGTTCAGCGCAGATGTGGTTCCGTTTAACTCATTGCCTGCGGCATGCCCTTTTTCGATCCGCATCACGCCGAGCGCTTCGGTGCCATAGGGTGTCACATCGAATTCTTCCCCTGCGGCCATCATCTCGCGCATCAGGGCATCACCATAACGGGTCGGCACCGCGATTTCATAAGCCAGCTCACCAGAGAAAGAGATGCGGAACAGCCGAGCCCGGCATCCCCCGCAGACCGTGATTTCACCGCAGCCCATAAATGGGAACGCCTCGTTGGAGATATCGAACGCCGGGTCGACGATCTTTTGCAGCAGCTTGCGTGCATTGGGACCGGCGACAGCGTATTGCGCCCAGGCTTCGGTTGTTGAAATCAGTTGCACGTCCAGATCAGGGCAGAGACACTGACGCACAAACTCCATGTTGCGATAGACCAGAACAGCATTGGCCGTGGTGGTTGTGACGACAAAATGGTCCTCGGCCAGCCGCGCGGCGGTGCCATCGTCGTAGGCAATGCCGTCCTCGCGCAGCATCAAACCATAGCGAACTTTGCCCACCGGGAGTTTGGCAAACCCATTGGCGTAGATCGTGTTGAGGAAGGTCGCAGCATCCGCACCCTGCACATCGATCTTTCCCAATGTGGTTACATCACAGATGCCAACGGAATTGCGGGTTTGCAGGACTTCGCGGTCCACAGACTGGCGCCAATGGGTCTCACCATCACGGGGGAACCACTGCGCCCGCAGCCAGTTGCCAACCTCGACAAAAACAGCGCCTTGTTCCTCAGCCCATTTGTGGCTGGGTGTGAGGCGGGTCGGATGAAAATCCTTGCCAACAGCACGGCCCGCCAGCGCACCCATCGCAACGGGCGTGTAGGGGGGGCGAAAAATCGTAGTGCCGGTGTCCGGAATAGATTTGCCGGTCAGCTCCGCCATCACCGCCAAGGCGCCGAGATTCGAGGTTTTCCCCTGATCCGTGGCCATGCCCAGCGTGGTATAGCGCTTCAGATGCTCCACCGAGGTGAAGTTCTCCTGATGGGCGAGTTTGACATCCTTCACGGTCACATCGTTCTGAAAATCAAGCCAGGCGCGTTTGGCTCCTTCGACATGCCAGAAGGGGGTCAGGTTCACCGGGGCGTCTTCGGCTTGCGGGAGGTCGATAGCCGCGGCTGAGATGCCGAGATCACCAAGCGCCTCAGCGGCGCGCTCTGCACCGCCTTTCAAAGCTTGTGCGGTGGTCATCTCCCCCGCAGCCGCCCCGGCGACCAGTTGACCTGTCGGCAGCCCATCCCCCGGTACAAAGGACTGGATCGCGTCATTCCAGACCGGGCGGCCCCGTTGATGACACGTCAGGCCCAGATTGGGGTTCCAGCCACCCGACATGGCCAATGCATCGCAGGAAATGCTGCGTGTTTGCCCGTTTGCCAGACGCACGGTGACGGAGGACAGGCCAAGGCGACCTTTGGTTTCGATAATTTCCGCACCAGCCAGAACCTCAGTCCCGGCTAGGGCAGGTGCATCGGGGCGCACATCGATGATTGCGCGTACCTCAATCCCTTTCGCCATGAGATCCTGCGCGGTGAGATGTGCATTGTCGTTGTTGGCGAATACCACAACCGACTGACCAGGTGCCGCCGCCCAGCGGTTGGCATAGGCGCGCGCGGCACCTGCCAGCATCACACCGGGGCGGTCGTTGTTTTCAAAGGCGATCGGACGCTCAATAGCACCGGTCGCAATCAGCGCCCGTTTGGAATAGATCCGCCAAAGCGTCTGCCGTGATTTCCCTGATGCTGGCGCGGGCAGGTGATCGGCATTGCGCTCCACCGCACCATAGATCCCATGATCATAGGCGCCAAACACGGTTGTCCGTGGCATGACGCGGACGTTTGGCAGCGTAGCCAGCTCCGCCTGTGTCTGCGCTACCCAATCGGTGCCAGACATTTCCGACAGCGCCTTGGTTTCGCTTAGCAGGCGCCCGCCGAGGCGATAGTCCTCATCCGCCAAGATGACCTGCGCGCCAGCCCGGCCAGCGGTCAGCGCCGCCGCCAGCCCCGTCGGTCCCGCGCCGATGACCAGCAGATCACAATGCAGGTATCCCTTGTCATAAGCATCAGGATCTGCCTCCTCGGTCAGACTGCCAAGCCCTGCGGCCTTACGAATGATCGGTTCATAGAGTTTTTCCCAGAACGCCTTCGGCCACATGAAAGTCTTGTAGTAAAACCCTGCGGTCAGGAAATTCGAAAACCGGTCATTGATCGCCATCAAATCATGCTCAAGCGATGGCCAGCGGTTCTGCGATTGGGCCTCCAGCCCCGCATATAGCTCCACAACGGTGGCGCGGGTATTAGGTTCCTGACGCCCGCCAGAGCGCAGCTCAACCAGTGCGTTGGGTTCCTCGCTGCCTGCGGTCAGCACACCGCGCGGCCGATGGTATTTGAAGGACCGGCCCATCAGCCGAACACCATTGGCCAGCAGCGCTGATGCCAGCGTATCCCCCTGATGGCCCTCATAGGTCTTGCCATCAAACTGGAACGACAGCGATGCATCGTGGTCGATAAGGCCGCCCGAGAGTCGATTTTTCAATACGGATCTCTGGCTCATTGCTGCGGCTCCTGCGAGGTATTTGCCGCCTTGTTGGCAAGCGCCACATCCCGGGCAAGTTCGACCCTCAGGATCTCATGGGTCGTGGTATTACGGGTGACCACCAGCCAGGACCGGTCACCCTGTTCGTGGAACCACAGCTCGCGATGTTCGCCCGCCGGGTTTTTGCGCAGATACAGATAGTCGTGGAACTGCTGCAGGGCTGTTTCTGACAGCCAGTAGGGACGGTTCATCAGGCCTGCGTCGCCCAAATAGGTGAACTCCTGCGCATCGCGGGGCCCAAGCAGCGGATGGTTGATAATCATCTGGACAATTCCTCAGTGCAGGTTCGGTTGGGCGCCTTGGCCCTTTTCGTCGATCATGTGACCGGACATAAAACGATCCAGCCGGTAAGCGGTCGCGGTCTCGTGCGGACGATCGGTTTTCAGAAGATGCGCAAAGCAATAGCCGGCTGCCGGCGTGGCCTTGAACCCGCCGTAGCACCACCCGCCGTTGAAATAGAGGCCCTCGATATGGGTCTTGTCGATGAAGGGGGAGCCATCCATCGACATATCCATGATACCGCCCCAGCTGCGCAGCAGCCGCGCCCGTCCAAGTGCCGGGATCAGCGACATACCGCTTTCGATAACATCCTCGACCACCGGCAAATTCCCGCGCTGCGCGTAGGAGTTATACATGTCGATGTCACCGCCAAAGACCAGCCCTCCCTTGTCAGACTGGCTGCAATAGAAATGTCCGGCACCATAGGTGATCACACCGGGAATGAAGGGCTTCAGCCCTTCTGAAACAAAGGCTTGCAAGACGTGGCTCTCGATCGGCAGGCGCATACCTGCAAGCGCCATCAGACGGCTGGAATTGCCGGCGACCGACACACCGACCTTGCCTGCCCCGATATACCCACGGGAGGTTTCAACGCCCAGCACTTTGCCGCTTTCGATACGCAGGCCGGTGACTTCGCAATTCTGGATGATATCAACGCCACGCAGATCGGCTCCACGGGCATAGCCCCAGGCCACCGCATCATGGCGCACCGTGCCGCCGCGCCGATGCAAAAGGCCGCCTTTAATAGGAAAACGTGCGTCATCAAAGTTCAGGAACGGATACATTGCGCGTACGCCATCCGCGTCCAAAAGCTCGGCGTCGGACCCGTTGAGGATCATCGCATTGCCGCGCCGACGGGCGGCGTCGCGCTGTGCATCGCTATGGATCAGGTTCAAAATACCGCGCTGGCTGACCATGGCGTTATAATTGAGATCCTGTTCAAGGTTCTCCCAGAGTTTCAGAGAAAACTCATAAAACGGCTCATTGCCATCCAGCAGGTAGTTGGAGCGGATGATGGTGGTGTTGCGGCCAACATTGCCACCGCCGATCCATCCTTTCTCCAGCACCGCGATCCGCGCGCCACCGAACTCCTTGGCCAGATAATAGGCTGTCGCAAGACCATGCCCGCCACCGCCAATGATCACATAATCATAGGCCGCCTGCGGCGCAGCATCACGCCATTGAGGGCGCCAACCCTTGTGCCCGCTGAGGGCTTCCTTGATCAGTCCAAACGCAGAATATCGCATAGCGGCTCCTGTTCCTTGCGAGAACAGTTGCCGTGAAATGAGCTGAGGCTGCCGATGCGCTTTCGGACAAGATTCATGTCAGAATCGACAATTCAGATTTTCGGGTCGATCCAACGAGCAAGCCTATGCCATCTACGGAGTTAATGTAGCGATAGATCGTCTCCTAACAAACTCTCAGTCTTGCACCCTCATAGATCATCCGGTTGCCAATCTGCTCAAGTGTCCAGCCATTCGTCAGGGTCAAGAAGTGCAACAAAGACTGTTTCCCAGTCTGTATCGATGGTTTTGGCATCGCTAAGTTTCATACGTGAAGTCCTCTCTTTTGGGTGTCCCGTTCCGCATCGGAAAACGACAGTAGGCACGGTTCATGCGGTTCTCGATCAACTCGTCTGCACCGGAAGGTCCTCGAGCGTGGAGATGGCCTTGCGGGCAGTTATGATTTTCCCTTTGGGAATTTAGGGCAGGTGATTTAGTTCACTCTGATCACAAATGATCTGCGCAATGTATCGACGGTCTAGTTCTGCCCGAGATAGGCGATGATATTGGCAATATCTGCTTCTTTACGCAGACCGCTAAAGGACATCCTTGTTCCCTTGAGAAAGTCACGTGGCTTGGTCAGAAAGGCCGTGAGGGATTCTTCATCCCAGACAAGACCTTCTGCCGCCGCGTTTTGTAGAGCCTTGGAATACTTGAAATCCGCTGATGCGCCGGCCGCTGCGCCAAGGATGCCGTTAAGGGCCGGGCCGGTTTTGTCTTTGGATTCAGGGCCAACCGCATGGCAGGCGCGGCATTTGCGAAACACCTTTTCCCCTTTTTCAGGGTCCCCTTCCGCCAGAGCCACCGCTGGGAAACTCAGCAGGCCAGAGAGTAACAAACCTTGGATCAAACGCATTTTCAGCCCCTCCTGATTTTGCACCAGTTTTTAGGTTTTGTCGAAATTACTGACCATTAGACGTTGGTCGTTGGACTAAAGTCCTGAACCGAAGGGCTGTCTTCGCGCCTCAGAAGACGCAACGGTTCCACCTGTGAGCCGGATGAATGGCCAAGAATAAGCTTCTCAATTGTCGTAAACTACGAGTATCGGCCATTCTGGCTTCAAACAATTGGACGGTTCGATCAGGCGGATGCATTGCACAGGCTGCCTAGTCCTAAAGTCGCATATTTTTCGGATATGGCAGTCTCTAGGGTAAGGCGTAGCAAAATGGAGGAATGTGTTATGGCATGGAGCAAGCCCAAAGCCCGGGAAATCAAGTGTGGTATGGAAATCAACATGTACGGCCCCGGTGAAGACGATGAGCGCGATACCGGTCGTGAAGTGATCTGATCACTCACTGCACATGAGACTGATCATTCTTGGGGCAGGCGCAGGAGGCGGGCTGCCCCAATGGAACTGTGGGTGCCGGAATTGCACTGATGCACGCGCAGGCCAGATTCCACGGATGACACAATCCTCTGTTGCGGTCTCGCTAGATGGCCACTCTTGGGTTGTACTGAATGCCTCACCGGATATTCGTCATCAGCTTGACGCTGCTACGCCTTTGCACCCCCGCGGGTTGCGGGAGTCGCCCGTGTCGTCGGTGGTTCTGACCAATGGGGACATTGACCATATCGCCGGTGCATTGATCCTGCGGGAAAAGACACCGTTTACATTATATGCCACGACAGCAGGGCTGGATATCGTGAACAGCAATTCGGTGTTTGGGGTGCTCGATCCGCAACTGGTGTCCAAACGTCAGATCACTCTGGATACCTGTTTTGAACCTCTGCCAGGCCTGAGAGCCACGCCATTTCCCGTCCCCGGTAAGGTTGCCTTGTTCCTGGAAGGGGGAACGCTGAACCTTGAGGAAGTGGGTGAGCAGACCGTTGGCCTTTTGATTGAAGCCAATGGAAAGCGCGTTGCCTATGTGCCGGGCTGTGCTGCAATCCCTGAGTGGTTGCTGGCGCGGCTTGATCGTCTTGATCTGCTGCTGTTTGACGGCACGGTCTGGAACAACGACGATATGCAGCGTACCGGCACCGGAGAAAAGACTGGGGCGCGCATGGGGCATGTGCCGCAGAACGGTGCGCTTGGCAGTCTTGCGCAGCTGGCGTCAGTAGAAGGCCGCAAGATGTATATCCACATCAACAACACCAACCCAATCCTGCAACCCAACAGCCCGGAGCGGTCTACAGTGCTCAAGGCAGGGTGGGAGATTGCCAGCGACGGCATGGAGATCACTCTGTGAAGGATACCCCTGACAGTGCCGAGGTATTTGAGGCAAAGCTGCGTGAGATTGGCGAGCGCCAGTACCATGACAAGCATCCCTTCCACGACATGTTGCATTCAGGCGGCTGCACGCCCGATCAGGTGCGGGCCTGGGTTATCAACCGTTATTATTACCAGACGCGGATCCCCATGAAGGACGCCGCCTTTATGTCGCGGGTTGCGGATCCTGACCTGCGTCGTGCCTGGCGTTCACGGATCGAGGATCACGATGGGCGCGCGCCCGGAGAGGGCGGCATTGCGCGCTGGCTAAAGCTGGCGGAAGGGGTTGGCCTTGATCCGGACTATGTGCGCTCCGAGGTTGGCATATTGCCCGCGACGCGCTTTGCCGTTGATGCCTATGTGCGTTTTGTAAGGGATGAACCTCTACTGCCGGCCGTGGCGTCTTCCCTGACCGAGCTTTTTGCCCCTGCCATTCACAGGAACCGCATTGCCGGACTGTTGGAACACTACGATTTTGCCAACGGCGAAACCCTGTCCTACTTCCAGAACCGGTTGAGTGAAGCCCCCAAAGATGTGGCTTTTGGCCTGCAGTGGGTGATGGAGAATGCCCGGACCCGCGCTGATCAGGACGCCGCCCTGCGGGCGCTGACCTTCAAGACCGAGGTCCTGTGGGCGCAATTGGATGCGCTTTGGTCCGCCTATGTCACACCGGGGCGTGTTCCGCCGGGTGGCTGGCAGGCCGGTGAGGGGCTAGCCTGATGCAGCCGCAGAACGTGCCCTATCTGCCACGCGGTGTCAGAACGCAGTTTGACAAGTTGCGTCAGGTCGAGGTGCTTTTGGGACCAGAGCGGGTATTGATCCTTGATCAGGTTGGGGTGGCCGTTCTGGAACGGCTGGATGGCGTAGCCAGCCTGCGCGGTATTTCGCAGGCGCTGTCTGACGTTTACGACGCCCCGCTGGATGTGATTGAACCGGATGTGATCGCCTTTGTTCAGGATCTGAGGGAAAAGGGGATGGTGCATGTCCAACCGCATTGACGCGCCCATGGCAATGCTGGCGGAACTGACCCACCGCTGCCCACTGGCCTGTCCATATTGTTCAAACCCGACTGAGCTGTTGTCAAAAGACAGTGAACTCAGCACCGAGCTATGGGGGGATATCTTTCAACAAGCTGCGGCGCTGGGGGTTTTGCAACTGCATCTTTCCGGTGGAGAACCCGCATCGCGTCGTGATCTGGTTGAACTGGTTACAGCTGCACGTAAGGCCGGACTCTACACCAATCTCATCACCTCAGGCATCGGCCTAACGGAAAAACGTCTGCACGCGCTGGACGATGCGGGTCTGGATCATGTGCAATTGTCCCTTCAGGGTGTCACGGCTGCCATGGCGG
This is a stretch of genomic DNA from Phaeobacter gallaeciensis DSM 26640. It encodes these proteins:
- a CDS encoding sarcosine oxidase subunit alpha family protein, which codes for MSQRSVLKNRLSGGLIDHDASLSFQFDGKTYEGHQGDTLASALLANGVRLMGRSFKYHRPRGVLTAGSEEPNALVELRSGGRQEPNTRATVVELYAGLEAQSQNRWPSLEHDLMAINDRFSNFLTAGFYYKTFMWPKAFWEKLYEPIIRKAAGLGSLTEEADPDAYDKGYLHCDLLVIGAGPTGLAAALTAGRAGAQVILADEDYRLGGRLLSETKALSEMSGTDWVAQTQAELATLPNVRVMPRTTVFGAYDHGIYGAVERNADHLPAPASGKSRQTLWRIYSKRALIATGAIERPIAFENNDRPGVMLAGAARAYANRWAAAPGQSVVVFANNDNAHLTAQDLMAKGIEVRAIIDVRPDAPALAGTEVLAGAEIIETKGRLGLSSVTVRLANGQTRSISCDALAMSGGWNPNLGLTCHQRGRPVWNDAIQSFVPGDGLPTGQLVAGAAAGEMTTAQALKGGAERAAEALGDLGISAAAIDLPQAEDAPVNLTPFWHVEGAKRAWLDFQNDVTVKDVKLAHQENFTSVEHLKRYTTLGMATDQGKTSNLGALAVMAELTGKSIPDTGTTIFRPPYTPVAMGALAGRAVGKDFHPTRLTPSHKWAEEQGAVFVEVGNWLRAQWFPRDGETHWRQSVDREVLQTRNSVGICDVTTLGKIDVQGADAATFLNTIYANGFAKLPVGKVRYGLMLREDGIAYDDGTAARLAEDHFVVTTTTANAVLVYRNMEFVRQCLCPDLDVQLISTTEAWAQYAVAGPNARKLLQKIVDPAFDISNEAFPFMGCGEITVCGGCRARLFRISFSGELAYEIAVPTRYGDALMREMMAAGEEFDVTPYGTEALGVMRIEKGHAAGNELNGTTSALNLGLGRMVSTKKDCIGNVLSRRDGMNTEDALNLVGVRPVNSIDSVPAGGHLMASDGPVDAAHDQGYVTSAAYSPILQSAIGLAFVKAGSNRMGERLRLVNPLENQIVLVEIVSPHFVDPEGEKLRA
- a CDS encoding sarcosine oxidase subunit delta codes for the protein MIINHPLLGPRDAQEFTYLGDAGLMNRPYWLSETALQQFHDYLYLRKNPAGEHRELWFHEQGDRSWLVVTRNTTTHEILRVELARDVALANKAANTSQEPQQ
- a CDS encoding sarcosine oxidase subunit beta family protein translates to MRYSAFGLIKEALSGHKGWRPQWRDAAPQAAYDYVIIGGGGHGLATAYYLAKEFGGARIAVLEKGWIGGGNVGRNTTIIRSNYLLDGNEPFYEFSLKLWENLEQDLNYNAMVSQRGILNLIHSDAQRDAARRRGNAMILNGSDAELLDADGVRAMYPFLNFDDARFPIKGGLLHRRGGTVRHDAVAWGYARGADLRGVDIIQNCEVTGLRIESGKVLGVETSRGYIGAGKVGVSVAGNSSRLMALAGMRLPIESHVLQAFVSEGLKPFIPGVITYGAGHFYCSQSDKGGLVFGGDIDMYNSYAQRGNLPVVEDVIESGMSLIPALGRARLLRSWGGIMDMSMDGSPFIDKTHIEGLYFNGGWCYGGFKATPAAGYCFAHLLKTDRPHETATAYRLDRFMSGHMIDEKGQGAQPNLH
- a CDS encoding c-type cytochrome, with translation MRLIQGLLLSGLLSFPAVALAEGDPEKGEKVFRKCRACHAVGPESKDKTGPALNGILGAAAGASADFKYSKALQNAAAEGLVWDEESLTAFLTKPRDFLKGTRMSFSGLRKEADIANIIAYLGQN
- the pqqA gene encoding pyrroloquinoline quinone precursor peptide PqqA; the encoded protein is MAWSKPKAREIKCGMEINMYGPGEDDERDTGREVI
- the pqqB gene encoding pyrroloquinoline quinone biosynthesis protein PqqB, whose protein sequence is MRLIILGAGAGGGLPQWNCGCRNCTDARAGQIPRMTQSSVAVSLDGHSWVVLNASPDIRHQLDAATPLHPRGLRESPVSSVVLTNGDIDHIAGALILREKTPFTLYATTAGLDIVNSNSVFGVLDPQLVSKRQITLDTCFEPLPGLRATPFPVPGKVALFLEGGTLNLEEVGEQTVGLLIEANGKRVAYVPGCAAIPEWLLARLDRLDLLLFDGTVWNNDDMQRTGTGEKTGARMGHVPQNGALGSLAQLASVEGRKMYIHINNTNPILQPNSPERSTVLKAGWEIASDGMEITL